The following proteins are co-located in the Calliphora vicina chromosome 2, idCalVici1.1, whole genome shotgun sequence genome:
- the LOC135951060 gene encoding uncharacterized protein LOC135951060: MNNRADTKAKLNANLSLSKHLSSKKGSRTSNCGNRLEFSVLTLIQSVP, encoded by the exons ATGAATAACCGCGCCGACACTAAAGCCAAGTTAAACGCTAATTTGAG TCTCTCCAAACATTTGTCATCCAAAAAAGGTTCAAGAACCTCCAACTGCGGTAATCGTCTGGAATTTTCAGTACTTACTCTCATACAAAGCGTGCCctga